From the genome of Globicephala melas chromosome 11, mGloMel1.2, whole genome shotgun sequence, one region includes:
- the LOC132598102 gene encoding LOW QUALITY PROTEIN: MHC class I polypeptide-related sequence B-like (The sequence of the model RefSeq protein was modified relative to this genomic sequence to represent the inferred CDS: inserted 2 bases in 2 codons; deleted 2 bases in 1 codon), with protein MVHGNYSEPPPAGGGISRGETAPPSCPAPRGLPGLLFVLPFPAGAALSVLPATAAGSHSLHYNLTALSRDGSVQSSFFAGGHLDGQAFLHYDRETGVEPRGLWAEELGAETWDTESKDLTETWKDLRELLAEILALQEEKGGVNSLQEIXGCEIREDNHAWGFRFRYYDGELLLSCHPETHGCTAPQSLARNLAMEMEKSWDTDGFQSKYYQAPVQGELCGRLQGYLESWTGFRERTGPPAVNMTHSQDSEGTVNLTCWAFGFFPQNISVAWFPDEEPMSQEAQRSGGALPDGNGAYRTWVTKSVSQGEEQRVQCHXEHSGNHSAHTVPSAEPGVILEGLVTLGQRPGSGRGEQACGSGVPGLYIISPSLRRDPVASESTVDHPGCGCLCSCFYHRALCPLLLEEEEEDSISCGESRAVSLQDLDQCQMQPSDHNGLTQLGFQSSLSDPASISLTGGA; from the exons ATGGTCCATGGGAATTACTCAGAGCCCCCTCCTGCTG GAGGCGGCATCTCCCGGGGAGAAACAGCGCCACCCAGCTGTCCAGCTCCGCGCGGCTTGCCAGGGCTTCTCTTTGTCCTACCGTTTCCAGCCGGCGCTGCCCTTTCTGTGCTCCCGGCTACCGCCGCTG GATCACACAGTCTTCATTACAACCTCACGGCGCTGTCCCGGGATGGATCTGTGCAGTCCAGCTTTTTCGCTGGGGGACACTTGGATGGCCAGGCCTTCCTGCACTATGACCGTGAGACAGGC GTAGAACCCCGGGGGCTGTGGGCAGaagagctgggagctgagacgTGGGACACAGAGTCCAAGGACTTGACAGAGACGTGGAAGGACCTCAGAGAGCTTCTAGCAGAAATCCTGGCCctgcaggaggagaaaggag gtgTGAATTCCCTCCAGGAGA TGGGCTGTGAAATCCGAGAAGACAACCACGCCTGGGGCTTCAGGTTTCGCTACTATGATGGAGAGCTCCTCCTCTCCTGTCACCCAGAGACCCACGGATGTACAGCGCCCCAGTCCTTGGCTCGGAACTTGGCCATGGAAATGGAGAAGTCCTGGGACACAGATGGCTTTCAAAGCAAGTATTACCAGGCCCCCGTGCAGGGAGAGCTTTGTGGAAGACTGCAGGGCTATCTGGAATCCTGGACAGGCTTCAGGGAGAGAACAG GGCCCCCAGCCGTGAACATGACCCACAGCCAGGACTCAGAGGGCACAGTCAACCTCACATGCTGGGCTTTTGGCTTCTTTCCCCAAAATATCTCTGTGGCCTGGTTTCCAGATGAGGAACCCATGAGCCAGGAGGCCCAGCGGTCTGGGGGTGCCCTGCCTGATGGGAACGGGGCCTACCGGACCTGGGTGACCAAAAGTGTTTCCCAAGGAGAGGAGCAGCGGGTCCAGTGCC TGGAACACAGCGGGAATCACAGTGCACACACTGTGCCCTCTGCTGAGCCTGGGGTGATCCTGGAGGGGCTTGTGACCCTGGGTCAGAGGCCAGGGtcagggagaggagagcaggCCTGTGGCTCTGGGGTGCCTGGGTTATATATAATAAGTCCCTCTCTCAGGAGAGACCCTGTTGCGTCAGAGTCAACGGTGGACCATCCTGGGTGTGGCTgcctttgctcttgtttttatCATCGGGCTTTGTGTCCTTTGCTACtcgaagaagaagaagaagacagcATTAGCTGTGGGGAGTCCAG agCCGTTAGCCTACAAGACCTGGATCAATGCCAGATGCAGCCAAGTGACCATAATGGCCTCACACAACTGGGATTTCAGTCCTCGTTGTCAGACCCTGCGTCCATCAGTTTGACGGGAGGAGCTTAG